One part of the Arvicanthis niloticus isolate mArvNil1 chromosome 15, mArvNil1.pat.X, whole genome shotgun sequence genome encodes these proteins:
- the Nobox gene encoding homeobox protein NOBOX, with protein MEPTEKLCRKMRGQEAGDKPRTTALETEKPLEDSALPIQGDQDKQSSLPRVGLGKRPLSKTSGKLMDAGTCRVHEAPVPDTCSPQPQEEGSLSEKKAETVKPSIAAIPGQASSPLNAREGDLKKESLEVTCQFRKKTRTLYRSDQLEELERIFQEDHYPDSDKRHEIAQMVGVTPQRIMVWFQNRRAKWRKGEKLNEKENKSGPAAPSADSSQCRSAPELLDPMPTDLEPGPVPPENILDAFPEPPMLLTSDKTLTPSQHNEGAERVAVTPPLLSPPPIQRTNLPLDPVQIPQVLPPLRDIPVSDDIYKDKACGSWGTSIASLPTYSNLEDLGPQDYQASSQLGSFQLSQAPQPPPFLSLQPQIPYLPPFPFPTPSSLPFLPPEDSLFSFPFGLSGDSWQDYCPGPPPGQILLQPPAGNMGTGPWRGRCLPEPPFPHPHYPQPLGHPLGVEGYSPDLFPMPCAPTMSNQPSLGLNEGTRPETESSQNKMPDEQTSSSLEQPTPEEVRDKNKTSHATGAKE; from the exons ATGGAACCTACAGAGAAGCTCTGCAGGAAAATGCGGG GCCAGGAAGCTGGTGACAAGCCCAGAACTACTGCGCTGGAGACAGAGAAACCACTGGAGGATTCTGCCCTACCTATCCAAGGTGACCAAGACAAGCAGTCCTCACTCCCCAGGGTTGGCTTGGGAAAGAGGCCACTGTCAAAGACCTCCGGGAAGTTAATGGATGCTGGCACCTGCAGAGTGCACGAAGCTCCTGTACCAGATACATGCAGTCCTCAACCCCAGGAAGAAGGTTCTCTctcagagaaaaaggcagagacagtgaaGCCATCCATTGCTGCAATCCCTG GCCAAGCTTCTAGTCCCCTTAATGCTCGAGAGGGAGACCTGAAGAAAGAATCTTTAGAAGTGACCTGTCAATTTCGGAAAAAGACTCGAACCCTGTACCGCTCAG ACCAGCTAGAAGAACTGGAGCGAATATTCCAGGAAGACCACTATCCTGACAGTGACAAACGCCATGAGATTGCCCAGATGGTGGGGGTGACACCCCAACGAATCATG GTGTGGTTTCAGAACCGCAGGGCAAAGTGGCGAAAAGGGGAGAAACTGAATGAGAAGGAAAATAAGAGTGGTCCTGCAGCCCCCAGTGCTGACAGCAGCCAGTGCAG ATCTGCTCCTGAGCTCCTGGATCCGATGCCTACAGACTTAGAACCTGGACCTGTTCCTCCAGAGaacattctggatgcctttcctg AGCCCCCCATGCTGCTGACTTCTGACAAGACTCTCACCCCCTCTCAGCACAATGAAGGTGCTGAGAGAGTGGCAGTGACTCCACCACTCCTCAGCCCCCCACCTATTCAAAGAACCAACCTTCCTCTGGATCCTGTTCAAATACCTCAAGTGCTGCCTCCACTCAGGGACATTCCTGTCAGTGATGACATATACAAGGACAAGGCCTGTGGGTCCTGGGGCACTAG TATCGCCTCACTGCCCACCTACTCAAATTTGGAAGACCTGGGGCCTCAGGATTACCAAGCGAGCAGCCAGTTGGGTTCATTCCAGCTCTCCCAGGCTCCACAGCCACCCCCTTTCCTATCCCTTCAGCCCCAGATTCCGTATctgcctcccttcccttttcccaccCCAAGCTCGCTGCCGTTTCTACCACCAGAAGactctcttttttcatttccttttggcCTCAGTGGGGACTCCTGGCAGGATTATTGTCCAGGGCCCCCACCAGGTCAGATCTTGCTGCAGCCACCTGCTGGAAACATGG GTACAGGACCCTGGAGAGGCCGTTGTTTGCCAGAACCTCCCTTCCCTCATCCACACTACCCACAGCCTCTGGGACACCCCCTAGGGGTAGAGGGCTACTCTCCTGACCTCTTTCCAATGCCATGTGCTCCAACTATGAGCAACCAGCCTTCATTAGGCCTCAATGAAGGCACTAGACCAGAGACAGAGTcctcacaaaacaaaatgccagatgAGCAGACTTCCTCTTCCCTTGAGCAGCCCACACCAGAGGAAGTCAGGGACAAAAATAAGACTAGCCATGCCACTGGAGCTAAAGAGTAA